TCAGCATCGGAGTGGGATTGAGCAGGTTCGGCCGGATCGAAATGTTCAGCAGCGTGTAGGGCGGTTCGCTGATGCGCCGGAGGAAGTCCGCCGGTTTCCCGACCGGGTCTGCGGCGCCGGTATCGATGGCCGTGTTATGCGCTGCGACCGTGGCCACCAGACCGTCGGCGTCGACACCCGCGCGCTCGGCAACCTCCCGCAAGGACGCGCCCTTCGTTGAGTCGAGCAGCATCAGCGCCGCGGACTGCGCACGCTGAAACCATAGTGGCTGCGTGATCATTTGACGCCGAGCCTCTTTCAGTAGCGCGGCGTCCACCAGGATCCAGCCCTTGCCCTCGTGGTGACGCACCATGGCATGTCCGACAGCTGCACCATAGCGGCTTTCGTCGATGACGCGCTCGCCGTGCTCGTCGACGATGATCGCGCTAATGAAAGCGCTTGGCGGCGTGATGAATCGCCACGCCGATACGTTGTCCATACGTTCGGTGACCGCGCCGGCGCTCTGGGCCAATGCGATGCCGCTGCCGTCGTCACCGCTGGTGCCCAGCTGCAGGCCGCCGGTGTACTGCGGTGCGAACCGCTGGATCCATTCGGAGTTGCCTATATAGCCGCCGGCACAAAGGATCACACCGCTCCGCGCTTCGATGCGGACCAGGCGCGCGTAGCGGCGCTCCAATCTGCGAAGCCGGCGCTCCATCAGGTTTCGCAATGGCGGATAGTAGATGCCGGGCTTTGTTGACACCGCCGCCAACCTTGAATACAGGCGCTGGACGTGCGGTGGGGCGTCGCGCATGGTTGTGGCCGCCACCCCTACTACCCGGCCGGATGAATTGCGTAGCAGCCCGGTCACCTTGGTGTGTGGGTGGAACCGAACCCCGAGGGCCAGTGCGGTTTTCGCCAACGGCGCATGCATCTTCTTGCCGGACGTTCCGTTGCCCTTCACCCGGTGTCCGCGCTGGACGGGTGGGGTCTGGCTGCGAAATGCACCGGCGTTCTCGCTGCCGGAATGATACAGGTAGTAGTGGTTATTCGGATACGACGTCTTGTACGGGCACAGCGTGGAGTCGAACGGTACGCCACGGTCGCTGAGCCAGCGAATCATCTCGGGGCTGCCGGCCACGAACGACTCCAGCGTCTGCGAGCTGACGGCATCGCCCACTTCGAGGCGCAGGTAGTCGAGCATCTGCGCGTAATTGTCGTTGACGCCGGCCTGTTGCTGCACCCAGGTGCCGCCGCCGGCGTAGATGATGCCACCCGAAATCGCGGTCGAACCACCGCCATTGGCGCGATCCAGCGCGAGGACGTCGGCGCCGGCCTCCCGTGCCGCAATCGCCGAGCAGGTGCCCGCGGCACCGAAACCGACGACCACCACGTCTGCTGATTCGGTGAATCGCACCGAGTCATCCATGGCTCAACCCCATTCGTTTGGTGTGCTCGAGGCTTGTTGCAGCGCGGCACTATTGGTCGTCGGCGGGGACGTCCACCACGACGGCGGTGATGTTGTCCGGGCCGCCGGCCTCGTTCGCCGCTGCGATCATCGCCGCGCACGCGTCGGCGGGATCGGAATGTGAATCCAATAGTCGTGCCAAGGTTTCATCGTCGAGGACGCCGTGCAGCCCGTCGCTGGACAGCAGGATTCGGTCGCCGGGCAACAGATCCACCGAGCTGACATCGGGCAGCGGGTGCGGAACCATCGCCACGTGCCGGGTCACGATGGCGCGGGCGGGGTGGTGCTCGGCGTCTTCGACGGAGACCTCGCCCGCATCGATGAGGTCCTGGATCACGCTGTGATCGCGCGTCAACTGCCGCACCTGTCGGTCGCGAAACAGGTAGGCGCGGCTGTCGCCGAGGTGGGCGACCGTGGCGCGTGAAAGTGTTACGAGCACGGCCACCACGGTTGTGTTGGATCCGGCGGCACGGGGATCGGCGGCGGCGAAGCGGCGAAAGTCGTCGCAGTATTCGACCAGCGCGCGGCCCAGCGACGCTTCCGGTTCGTCGGGCTTCGCGTCGGGCTCGTCGGACTTGAAATGGCGGGCCACGTAGGTCGGCAGCAATTCGACCACTAGGCGGGCCGCTAACGCCCCGTCGGTGCTGCAGGCCACCCCGTCCGCGAGCATGAACAACGCCTGGTCGGAGTCGGCGCCCCAGCAGTCCTGGTTGGTGGCGCGCAGCCGGCCGACATCGCTGAGACCGGCGAACCGGACGGATTCATTCACGCGTACATCATGACGGCGGGTGCATCACACCTGAGATGCGCCCTGCCCACCCGTCATCCGCGCCGACTTGGGCAGGTCGAGGTAGCGCTCCAGGTTGCGGTGCATGTTGATCACCCGGCGTTCCTCGTTGGACAGCACCAGGTGGGTGAGGCCGGGCTGATGCAACCCACGCTGCAGACCCGGCAGCACTTTGATGTCCTGGGTCAGCACAATCCCGGGTTCGGCCTGATCGGCTGACATTCGCATGTCGGTCGGCTTGTTGTACGGTGCGCCCGGCGCCATTCGGGTCATCAGAAACATCGTCAACTCGCCATGATCGGGATCCGCCCCGGGCCGTGAGGTCATGATCGTCAGGTGGTCGGCGTTGACGAGGAATGTCATGTTGGGGAACACGTTGTACTGGTGCAGCCGGGTGACCCGGTCGGTGTCGGCCCAACTCAGATCGACCCCGCGTGCGGCGGCGAACTCGCGAGTGCGTTCGGCGATCAGGTCGGGTACCGTCTGGCCCGGTTGCCGGTTGTCGGGAATGGGCGTGCCCTCGGCCGTGCCCATTAACATACCCTGGGTGTAAACGTAAGCGTCCCAAACCTCTTCGTCGCTCAGCGCGCCTTCGAAGCGCGGGCTTGGAACGCCGTAAGGTTGGTCGGATTTGCCTGCGTGCACCCAGATCTGTTGTGGTGCATGGATATCGTCGACACAACGCAGCAGCTCCGGGTGCAGCGTCTGAATATGGTAAGTCTCGCTGTAGCCATCGGCGATCGTTTTCCAATTCGCCTCGACGTCCACGGTCAACGTTGCGTAGCAACGAAAGTCCTCGATGTGGCACCAGGCGATGTCGTCTGGAATCGCGTCCAGGTACTCGAGCAACGGCATCGCGTCCACGTCGAGGCTTACGAAGACCATCCCCGCGAAAGTGTCGACGTTAGCCGGCAACAAAGGGAATTCAGACATATGCAGCGAGCCGAACCCCTTGCGGTTGGGCACCCTTTTCAGCGAGCCAGCCAGGTCCCAGGTCCAGCCGTGATAACCACACTTGAGTTCACGCAGTCCCGAACCCGAGCCCACGCACAGCGAGTTGCCGCGATGGCGGCAGCTGTTCTGGAAGGCACGCAGCACCCCGTCGTCCCCACGGACCACCAGTATTCCGTATGGGCCACAACGGTATTCGAAGTAGTCACCCGGTTGCGCGACATGGTCGACCATGCAAGCGATCTGCCACACCTTCGGCCACATCTGTTCGATTTCAAGGGCGGCGAACTCCGGCGAGTAGTACCGCTCGGCCGGTACCAGGGTCGGCGAGGCAGGTGGGTCGCCGATCGCGTCCTCATCGCGGGTGCGTGCCGGATTGCCGGCAGTGGTGGTCACCGGCCGAACCTAGCGTGCTCCGCGCACCAATCGGCCGGGACGTGCACCGGTGTCGACGTCCTTGCGGCGGGTGACGGTGCCGCTGACGATCGTCGCCTCATACCCGCTTGCCCCCTGCAGGATTCGCCGTCCGCCGGCCGGCAGGTCCCAGGCCATCGCCGCGGGATGCAGCGTCAGCGCGTTCATGTCGATCACATTGAGATCGGCCTTTTTGCCGACTTCGATGGTGCCACGGTCGGTGAGGCCGAACAGGTGCGCGGTGTCGCGGGCCTGCTTGCGGATCACATACTCCAACGACAACTTCTCGCCGCGGCGCCGGTCCCGCACCCAGTGTGTCAGCAGAAATGTGGGATAGGACGCGTCGCAGATCATGCCGCAGTGGGCACCGCCGTCGGACAGCCCGAGCACCCCGGCCGGGTGCAGCATCATCTCGCGGATCGCGTCGTGATTGCCATCGGCGTAGTTGAACAGCGGCAGCATCAGCATCGCCGTCGCGTCGGACTCCAGCATGAGGTCATACAGCGTCGACATCGGGTCCTCGCCCCGGGCGGCGGCGATCGAGGCGACGGTGCGGTCGGGGGTGGGCTCGTAATCCGGCGGGTTGCCCAGTGCGAAAAGCCGCCCCAACGAGTGCTGGACCATGGCGAACATGCCGTCAAACAGCACCGACGAATCGATGGGTAGGTCATCCTCGGCCAGGATGGCGGACTTCACGGCGGGGTCGGCCAGCCGCTGCGCCAGCTCTTCGCGGCTGCACTCGGCCTTGAGCCTGCGGTAGGTGGGCCGGTGGGTGAAGCCGTGGTGCCCCTGGAAGCCGATCATCATCCCGAACGGGCGCGCCGCGATCTGTGGATACAGTCGGCTGCCCTCGGCGTGTGCGGCCGCCGACACGTCCAGTTGCTCGCGCCACAGGTTCGGGTCGGCGTCGACCTGGATCAGCGCGAACGACACCGGCCGGTCGACCTCGCGGCTGAGCCGCCGCATCCACTCCAGCTCCTTCTTCGGTCCGACGATGTCCTCACCCGCCGCTCCCTGCGGTGCCAGCTCGAACACCGCCTGCCCGCCGGCAGCCATGGCGCGGCCGAGCCCGAACAGTTCCTCCTCGGCGGCGAAAGTGCCGGGCACCGGCTCGCCGTCCATTGCGGTGTGGGCGATGGTGCGCGACGTGGAGAAGCCGAGCGCCCCCGCCTCGACCGCCTCCCGGACCAGCCGGCTCATCGCCTCGATGTCGTCGGGCGTTGCTGGCTCGTTGCGGGCACCGCGCTCTCCCATGGCGTAGGCGCGGATCGCGCCGTGCGCCACCTGGCTGCCCACGTCGACGGCGTACGTCTGTTTGCCGATCGTGTCGAGGTACTCGGGGTAGGTCTCCCAGCCCCAGGTGATGCCCTCGGTCAGCGCGGTGCCGGGGATGTCTTCGACGCCCTCCATCAGCTTGATCAGCCAGTCTTCGGTGCCTGGCCGGACTGGGGCGAAGCCGACGCCGCAGTTCCCGGTAACCACGGTGGTGACGCCGTGGCCGCTGGATGGCTCCAGCAGGCTGTCCCAGCTGACCTGGCCGTCGTAGTGGGTGTGGATGTCGACGAAGCCGGGAGCCACCACGTGCCCGGTCGCGTCGATGGTCTCGGCCGCCCCACCGGCCAACTCCGCGGAGTCGGCGGAACGGCGCATGACCTCGACTATCTTGCCGTCCTTGATACCGAGATCGGCGCGGAAGCGCTCTGCTCCGGTGCCGTCGACCACGGTGCCACCGACGATTTTCAGGTCGAACATGAGCGCCTCCAGGGCAAGCAAAGCAGCGAATCAGGGCTGAGTGGTTATTACGCTACTGGTCGTAGCGTATGTATTGACGGTATGCGCCCGGCTCGGCGTAGTCAATGACGCGCTCAGACCCGCAGGTCAAAAAGCGGTGATTCGGGTCAACGTGACGTGGGTGCTGCGCGGTGCGCCGTCGGTGGCGCTTCGTTGGCGAGTGCACACGTCGAGGAGACGCCACGGCACCAGCCCGGATGCCGATCCAGCCAGTTGCAGAACTCAGCCGGCAATCGCTACGCGCTGGGGGGCCGATCAAACCGTCCGAGCAGACCCCGTACGCACCGCGTTACGCACCGGTGATCCAGTTCAACGCGCTGTCCAGGGTGCGATGCAGGGGGAGGACGCTGTCGATCCCCATCAGCTTCAACGGCCTGCTCGTGGCCGGCCCATCAGCAACCACCGCCAACTTGGTGGGCGGCTCGAGTTCGGCCTGACCGTTCACTAGGACGCTCATTCCCGCGGACGCCAGGAACTCCACCTTGGTGAGGTCTACGATGAGCGCCGCTGGCTTGCTGCTCATCGCCGCACGCATCGCCTCGGCCAGCTGGGGTGCGCTAAGCATGTCCACCTCGCCGGAGACGGCCAGCACGACGGCGCCATCCGTTTCATATTGCTCGACACCGAAAGTCGTTCGGTTGATTGGATCGCCGGGTTGATCGACCATAGCTCTATCTCAAATCCGTCCTTGCGGGACAACATAAGTTTTCAAGACAACCACGCCAAGACCGGGGCTGTTGATTCAACCCGTCGAAAACCGCCTGCATCCTGCGCCGCCAGTGGAGCGCCGCGGCAGCCAACAGATGCCAATCCTAGGCCACGCGCGGAGAACCCTGACCGGCGCCATTCCAGCAGGTAAACATTCTGCCATTAGTTGGCCGCGGTCGCCTTCCGACCAGCGCTGCCGTGCCGTCTGTAAATCGTGGGGCTTGTCGGCGTTGGTAGCGTCTACGAATGCTGTTTGCGGCCCT
The nucleotide sequence above comes from Mycobacterium vicinigordonae. Encoded proteins:
- a CDS encoding PP2C family protein-serine/threonine phosphatase; protein product: MNESVRFAGLSDVGRLRATNQDCWGADSDQALFMLADGVACSTDGALAARLVVELLPTYVARHFKSDEPDAKPDEPEASLGRALVEYCDDFRRFAAADPRAAGSNTTVVAVLVTLSRATVAHLGDSRAYLFRDRQVRQLTRDHSVIQDLIDAGEVSVEDAEHHPARAIVTRHVAMVPHPLPDVSSVDLLPGDRILLSSDGLHGVLDDETLARLLDSHSDPADACAAMIAAANEAGGPDNITAVVVDVPADDQ
- a CDS encoding aromatic ring-hydroxylating oxygenase subunit alpha, with the translated sequence MTTTAGNPARTRDEDAIGDPPASPTLVPAERYYSPEFAALEIEQMWPKVWQIACMVDHVAQPGDYFEYRCGPYGILVVRGDDGVLRAFQNSCRHRGNSLCVGSGSGLRELKCGYHGWTWDLAGSLKRVPNRKGFGSLHMSEFPLLPANVDTFAGMVFVSLDVDAMPLLEYLDAIPDDIAWCHIEDFRCYATLTVDVEANWKTIADGYSETYHIQTLHPELLRCVDDIHAPQQIWVHAGKSDQPYGVPSPRFEGALSDEEVWDAYVYTQGMLMGTAEGTPIPDNRQPGQTVPDLIAERTREFAAARGVDLSWADTDRVTRLHQYNVFPNMTFLVNADHLTIMTSRPGADPDHGELTMFLMTRMAPGAPYNKPTDMRMSADQAEPGIVLTQDIKVLPGLQRGLHQPGLTHLVLSNEERRVINMHRNLERYLDLPKSARMTGGQGASQV
- a CDS encoding N-acyl-D-amino-acid deacylase family protein, with protein sequence MFDLKIVGGTVVDGTGAERFRADLGIKDGKIVEVMRRSADSAELAGGAAETIDATGHVVAPGFVDIHTHYDGQVSWDSLLEPSSGHGVTTVVTGNCGVGFAPVRPGTEDWLIKLMEGVEDIPGTALTEGITWGWETYPEYLDTIGKQTYAVDVGSQVAHGAIRAYAMGERGARNEPATPDDIEAMSRLVREAVEAGALGFSTSRTIAHTAMDGEPVPGTFAAEEELFGLGRAMAAGGQAVFELAPQGAAGEDIVGPKKELEWMRRLSREVDRPVSFALIQVDADPNLWREQLDVSAAAHAEGSRLYPQIAARPFGMMIGFQGHHGFTHRPTYRRLKAECSREELAQRLADPAVKSAILAEDDLPIDSSVLFDGMFAMVQHSLGRLFALGNPPDYEPTPDRTVASIAAARGEDPMSTLYDLMLESDATAMLMLPLFNYADGNHDAIREMMLHPAGVLGLSDGGAHCGMICDASYPTFLLTHWVRDRRRGEKLSLEYVIRKQARDTAHLFGLTDRGTIEVGKKADLNVIDMNALTLHPAAMAWDLPAGGRRILQGASGYEATIVSGTVTRRKDVDTGARPGRLVRGAR
- a CDS encoding STAS domain-containing protein yields the protein MVDQPGDPINRTTFGVEQYETDGAVVLAVSGEVDMLSAPQLAEAMRAAMSSKPAALIVDLTKVEFLASAGMSVLVNGQAELEPPTKLAVVADGPATSRPLKLMGIDSVLPLHRTLDSALNWITGA
- a CDS encoding FAD-binding protein, which translates into the protein MDDSVRFTESADVVVVGFGAAGTCSAIAAREAGADVLALDRANGGGSTAISGGIIYAGGGTWVQQQAGVNDNYAQMLDYLRLEVGDAVSSQTLESFVAGSPEMIRWLSDRGVPFDSTLCPYKTSYPNNHYYLYHSGSENAGAFRSQTPPVQRGHRVKGNGTSGKKMHAPLAKTALALGVRFHPHTKVTGLLRNSSGRVVGVAATTMRDAPPHVQRLYSRLAAVSTKPGIYYPPLRNLMERRLRRLERRYARLVRIEARSGVILCAGGYIGNSEWIQRFAPQYTGGLQLGTSGDDGSGIALAQSAGAVTERMDNVSAWRFITPPSAFISAIIVDEHGERVIDESRYGAAVGHAMVRHHEGKGWILVDAALLKEARRQMITQPLWFQRAQSAALMLLDSTKGASLREVAERAGVDADGLVATVAAHNTAIDTGAADPVGKPADFLRRISEPPYTLLNISIRPNLLNPTPMLTLGGIRVDEGTGAVLDESGAAIPGLFSAGRTATGICSNSYVSGLSLADCVFAGRRAGKHAAAQRLAER